One Brassica napus cultivar Da-Ae chromosome A5, Da-Ae, whole genome shotgun sequence DNA window includes the following coding sequences:
- the LOC125609044 gene encoding transcription factor TCP4-like — protein MADEAHNFLHPPAPPPPSSMSHREAANGGCGEIVEVQGGHIVRSTGRKDRHSKVCTAKGPRDRRVRLSAHTAIQFYDVQDRLGFDRPSKAVDWLIKKAKASIDELAQLPPWNPADAMRNAAANAKPRRTAAKTRISPSPPPSQQQQNQLQFGGFDGAAEHRGNENESSFLPPSMDSDSIADTIKSFFPVVGSSTEAPPPNQLMHSNYHHHHPPDLLSRTNSHNQDLRLSLHSFPDGPPSLLHHHHSASASTAEPVLFYGQSNPLGYDTSTGGWEQQSIQRLVAWNSGGATETGNGGGGGGFLFAPPAPSTTSFQPVLGQSQLYSQRGPLQSSYSPMIRAWFDPHHHHQSISTDDLNHHIPHPVHQGEFSSGFRIPARFQGQEEEQHDGFSNKPSSASSISRHR, from the coding sequence ATGGCAGACGAAGCTCACAACTTTCTCCACCCTCCAGCACCACCACCGCCTTCTTCAATGAGCCACCGCGAGGCGGCGAACGGCGGCTGCGGCGAGATAGTCGAGGTGCAAGGAGGTCACATTGTCCGGTCGACGGGAAGGAAAGATCGGCACAGCAAAGTCTGCACGGCCAAAGGGCCACGTGACCGGCGCGTGAGGCTATCGGCTCACACGGCGATTCAGTTCTACGACGTTCAGGACCGCCTCGGCTTCGACCGGCCAAGCAAAGCCGTCGACTGGCTTATCAAGAAGGCTAAAGCTTCCATCGACGAGCTCGCTCAGCTTCCGCCGTGGAACCCCGCCGACGCAATGCGCAACGCCGCCGCAAACGCGAAACCGAGAAGAACCGCCGCTAAAACTCGAATCTCTCCGTCGCCGCCGCCGTCGCAGCAGCAGCAGAACCAGCTTCAGTTCGGTGGATTCGACGGAGCGGCGGAGCATCGGGGGAACGAGAACGAGTCGAGTTTTCTCCCGCCGTCGATGGATTCGGATTCTATCGCTGACACTATAAAGTCGTTCTTCCCGGTGGTTGGCTCTTCGACGGAAGCTCCTCCTCCGAACCAGCTTATGCACAGCAACTACCATCATCATCACCCGCCGGATTTGCTTTCTCGAACTAATAGCCACAACCAAGATCTCCGTCTCTCGCTGCACTCCTTCCCGGATGGTCCACCGTCtcttctccaccaccaccactccgCGTCCGCCTCCACCGCCGAGCCAGTTCTGTTCTACGGGCAGAGCAATCCGCTAGGGTATGACACGTCGACGGGTGGTTGGGAGCAGCAGTCAATTCAGAGGCTGGTGGCTTGGAACAGCGGCGGAGCAACCGAGACAGGaaacggaggaggaggaggagggtttCTCTTTGCTCCTCCAGCTCCTTCGACGACGTCGTTTCAGCCAGTACTCGGCCAAAGTCAGCTTTATTCTCAGAGGGGTCCCCTTCAGTCCAGTTACAGTCCCATGATCCGTGCTTGGTTTGATCCTCACCACCACCATCAGTCCATCTCCACCGATGATCTCAACCACCATATTCCTCACCCGGTTCACCAAGGTGAATTCTCTTCCGGTTTCCGCATACCAGCACGGTTTCAGGGCCAAGAAGAGGAGCAGCACGATGGTTTCTCCAACAAACCGTCATCTGCTTCCTCCATTTCTCGCCATCGTTAA
- the LOC106423562 gene encoding multiple organellar RNA editing factor 8, chloroplastic/mitochondrial-like: MATHSISRSILCRPAKSLSFLFTRSFASSSAPLAKSPATSLYTSSLLTRSRPLVAALSSAFRGGLVSVKGLSSQATSSSLNDPSPNWSNRPPKETILLDGCDFEHWLVVVDPPEGDPTRDEIIDSYIKTLAQIVGSEEEARMKIYSVSTRCYFAFGALVSEDLSHKLKELPKVRWVLPDSYLDVRNKDYGGEPFIDGKAVPYDPKYHEEWIRNNARANERNRRNDRPKNFDRSRNFERRRENMAGGPPPQRPPMGGPPPPHMGGSAPPPPPMGQNYGQRPPPNYGGPPPPHNNMGGQRPPANYGGAPPPPPNYGGPPPPNYGGTPPQNNMGGAPPPNYGGAPPPNYGGPPPQNNMGGGGPPNAGWSGNNNNYQQQQGGGMQQPQYQNNYPPNRDGSGNPYQG; this comes from the exons ATGGCGACGCATTCCATTTCTCGCTCCATTCTCTGCCGTCCGGCGAAATCTCTCTCCTTTCTCTTCACCCGATCCTTCGCCTCCTCATCTGCTCCCCTCGCCAAATCTCCGGCGACTTCGCTTTACACGTCGTCTCTCCTCACCCGATCCCGTCCCTTAGTCGCCGCCTTATCCTCCGCCTTCCGCGGTGGACTTGTGTCCGTCAAAGGCCTTTCGTCCCAGGCTACGTCGTCTTCTCTGAACGATCCGAGTCCCAACTGGTCCAACAGGCCTCCAAAGGAGACGATTTTGCTCGATGGATGCGATTTCGAGCATTGGCTTGTGGTTGTGGATCCGCCTGAGGGAGATCCCACTAGAGATGAGATCATCGACAGCTATATCAAAACCTTAGCTCAGATCGTTGGCAG TGAAGAAGAAGCGAGGATGAAGATCTACTCTGTTTCGACTCGGTGCTACTTTGCTTTCGGAGCCCTTGTGTCTGAAGATCTCTCTCACAAGCTGAAAG AGTTGCCAAAGGTGCGCTGGGTTCTTCCTGATTCTTACCTGGATGTGAGAAACAAAGACTACGGAG GGGAACCTTTCATTGATGGGAAGGCTGTTCCTTATGACCCCAAGTACCACGAGGAATGGATAAGGAACAACGCTAGAGCCAATGAAAGAAACAGGCGCAATGACCGTCCTAAAAACTTTGATAGAAGCAGAAACTTtgagaggagaagagagaacATGGCAGGAGGCCCTCCTCCTCAACGTCCTCCCATGGGTGGCCCTCCTCCACCTCACATGGGTGGCTCTGCACCCCCTCCACCTCCCATGGGGCAGAATTATGGACAAAGGCCTCCACCAAACTATGGAGGACCACCACCGCCACATAACAATATGGGAGGACAGAGGCCTCCAGCAAACTACGGAGgggcaccaccaccaccaccgaacTATGGAggaccaccaccaccaaactACGGAGGAACGCCACCACAAAACAACATGGGAGGAGCACCACCACCAAACTACGGAGGAGCGCCTCCACCGAACTATGGAGGACCACCACCGCAGAACAACATGGGAGGAGGAGGTCCACCAAATGCAGGATGGTCAGGTAACAACAATAACTACCAGCAGCAGCAGGGTGGTGGAATGCAGCAGCCACAGTACCAAAACAACTATCCACCTAACCGGGATGGCAGTGGGAACCCGTACCAGGGTTAA
- the LOC125609045 gene encoding protein DJ-1 homolog A-like, with translation MASSTKTVMIPIAHGTEPLEAVAMITVLRRGGADVTVASVEDKVGVDACHNIKMVADTLLSDITDSIFDLIVLPGGLPGGETLKNCKPLENMVKKQDTDGRLNAAICCAPALALGTWGLLEGKTATGYPVFMEKLAATCATASESRVEIDGRIVTSRGPGTTIEFSITLIEQLFGKDKADEVSSGLLVRPNPGEEFTFTELNQTNWSFQDTPQILVPIAEDSEEIEAIALVDILRRAKANVVIAAVGNSLEVVGSRKAKLVADVLLDEVAEKSFDLIVLPGGLNGAPRLASCEKLVNMLKKQAEANKPYGGICASPVYVFEPHGLLKGKKATTHPCVSNKLSDQSHVEHRVVVDGNVITSRAPGTAMEFSLAIVEKFYGREKAVQLAKATLV, from the exons ATGGCTTCATCTACTAAGACG GTTATGATCCCTATTGCTCACGGTACCGAGCCACTTGAAGCAGTGGCGATGATCACCGTCTTGCGGAGAGGTGGTGCTGACGTGACGGTGGCGTCTGTCGAGGATAAAGTTGGCGTTGATGCTTGTCATAACATCAAGATGGTCGCTGATACTCTCCTCTCCGATATCACCGACTCTATTTTCGACCTTATTGTTCTCCCC GGAGGGCTTCCCGGAGGCGAGACTCTTAAAAACTGCAAACCATTAGAGAACATGGTGAAGAAACAAGACACAGATGGAAGACTTAACGCAGCTATCTGTTGTGCTCCTGCTTTGGCTCTTGGTACTTGGGGTCTTCTCGAGGGCAAAACA GCAACGGGTTACCCGGTTTTCATGGAGAAACTTGCAGCTACTTGTGCAACTGCAAGTGAATCAAGAGTTGAGATAGATGGAAGGATTGTGACAAGTCGAGGACCAGGAACCACCATTGAATTCTCCATCACTCTTATTGAGCAGTTGTTTGGTAAAGACAAAGCTGATGAAGTCTCTAGTGGCTTG CTGGTTCGTCCTAATCCTGGTGAGGAGTTTACCTTTACCGAGCTTAACCAAACGAACTGGTCATTCCAAGATACTCCACAG ATTCTCGTTCCCATTGCAGAGGACTCAGAGGAAATTGAAGCTATAGCGCTTGTAGATATCCTCAGGAGAGCAAAAGCAAACGTCGTGATAGCTGCAGTTGGTAACAGTTTGGAAGTTGTAGGATCTCGCAAAGCTAAGTTAGTAGCAGATGTGCTTCTTGATGAAGTTGCAGAGAAGTCGTTTGATCTGATTGTGTTGCCT GGAGGTCTTAACGGTGCACCAAGATTGGCAAGTTGCGAGAAATTGGTGAATATGTTAAAGAAACAAGCTGAAGCAAACAAACCTTATGGAGGAATATGCGCATCGCCTGTTTACGTCTTTGAGCCTCATGGTTTACTCAAG GGTAAGAAGGCAACTACACACCCATGTGTGAGCAACAAACTTTCGGACCAGAGCCACGTTGAGCACAGAGTTGTTGTGGATGGAAATGTGATAACGAGCAGAGCTCCAGGGACTGCAATGGAGTTTTCACTTGCGATTGTTGAGAAGTTTTACGGGCGAGAGAAAGCGGTTCAGCTCGCCAAGGCAACACTTGTGTAA
- the LOC125608691 gene encoding multiple organellar RNA editing factor 8, chloroplastic/mitochondrial-like — MEEKQGTSREVRLRLYRVAKGEPLIDGKAVSYDHKYHVQEERIRNKATANFARRRNYERIIANVARGSPPQCPPPMGDSAPPPPPMEQNYEAPPPPNMGGQRPQPNYVEAPAQNNRGGAPTQNNMGRAPAQNNRGEGPPNAGCSRNNNNDQEQSGGTQQAQHQNNYPPKRAGSGNPYQG; from the exons ATGGAGGAGAAACAAGGAACAAGCCGCGAGGTGAGATTACGTCTCTACAGAGTTGCCAAAG GGGAACCTCTCATCGATGGGAAAGCTGTTTCTTATGATCATAAGTACCACGTCCAAGAGGAACGGATAAGGAACAAGGCTACAGCAAACTTTGCTAGACGCAGAAACTATGAGAGGATAATAGCGAACGTGGCAAGAGGCTCTCCTCCCCAATGTCCACCTCCTATGGGTGACTCTGCACCCCCTCCACCTCCCATGGAGCAGAATTACGAGGCACCACCACCACCGAACATGGGAGGACAAAGGCCTCAACCAAACTATGTAGAAGCACCAGCGCAGAACAACAGGGGAGGAGCACCAACGCAGAACAACATGGGAAGAGCACCAGCGCAGAACAACAGGGGAGAAGGTCCACCAAATGCAGGATGTTCACGTAATAACAACAACGACCAGGAGCAGAGTGGTGGAACGCAGCAGGCACAGCACCAGAACAACTATCCACCTAAACGAGCTGGCAGCGGGAACCCATACCAGGGTTAA